A single genomic interval of Peromyscus leucopus breed LL Stock chromosome 7, UCI_PerLeu_2.1, whole genome shotgun sequence harbors:
- the Pold2 gene encoding DNA polymerase delta subunit 2, which translates to MLLSLDTAAWTEQARRAAMFSEQAAQRAHTLLAPPSASNATFARVPVATYTNSSQPFRLGERSFSRQYAHIYATRLIQMRPFLVSRAQQHWGSGVGVKKLCELQPGEQCCVVGTLFKAMPLQPSILREISEEHNLIPQPPRSKYIHPDDELVLEDELQRIKLKGTIDVSKLVTGTVLAVFGSVRDDGRFQVEDHCFADLAPQKPVPPLDTDRFVLLVSGLGLGGGGGESLLGTQLLVDVVTGQLGDEGEQCSAAHVSRVILAGNLLSHNTQSRDSINKAKYLTKKTQAASVEAVKMLDEILLQLSASVPVDVMPGEFDPTNYTLPQQPLHPCMFPLATAYSTLQLVTNPYQATIDGVRFLGTSGQNVSDIFRYSSMEDHLEILEWTLRVRHISPTAPDTLGCYPFYKTDPFIFPECPHVYFCGNTPSFGSKIIRGPEDQVVLLVAVPDFSSTQTACLVNLRSLACQPISFAGFGAEHDELEDLGLGP; encoded by the exons ATGCTCCTGAGCCTGGACACAGCTGCTTGGACCGAACAAGCCAGGAGGGCTGCCATGTTTTCAGAGCAGGCGGCACAGAGGGCCCACACCCTGCTCGCCCCACCGTCGGCCAGCAATGCCACCTTTGCCCGGGTGCCTGTGGCGACTTACACCAACTCCTCACAGCCCTTTCGACTGGGAGAGCGCAGCTTTAGCCGACAGTATGCTCACATATATGCCACCCGCCTCATCCAGATGAGACCCTTCCTGGTGAGCCGGGCCCAGCAGCACTGGG GCAGTGGAGTCGGGGTGAAGAAGTTGTGTGAGCTGCAGCCTGGGGAACAGTGCTGTGTGGTGGGCACTCTCTTCAAAGCCATGCCGCTCCAGCCCTCCATCCTGCGGGAGATCAGCGAGGAG cacaACCTGATCCCCCAGCCTCCTCGGAGCAAATACATCCACCCAGATGATGAGCTGGTCTTAGAAGATGAATTGCAGCGTATCAAACTGAAAGGCACCATCGATGTGTCGAAGTTGGTCACag GGACGGTCTTGGCAGTGTTTGGCTCTGTGAGAGACGATGGCAGATttcaggttgaggaccactgctttgCTGACCTGGCTCCCCAGAAGCCTGTACCCCCACTTGACACGGACAG ATTTGTGCTGCTGGTATCCGGGCTGGGCCTGGGCGGAGGTGGCGGCGAGAGCCTCCTGGGCACCCAGCTGCTGGTGGATGTGGTGACGGGGCAGCTTGGGGACGAAGGAGAACAATGTAGTGCCGCCCATGTCTCCCGGGTCATCCTGGCAGGCAACCTCCTCAGTCACAACACCCAGAGCAGAGATTCTATCAACAAG GCCAAGTACCTCACCAAGAAAACCCAGGCAGCCAGCGTGGAGGCAGTCAAAATGCTGGATGAGATCCTCCTGCAGCTGAGT GCCTCCGTACCCGTGGATGTGATGCCAGGCGAGTTTGATCCAACCAACTACACgctcccccagcagcccctgcaccCCTGCATGTTCCCACTGGCCACTGCCTACTCCACACTCCAGCTGGTCACCAACCCATACCAAGCCACCATTGACGGAGTCAG GTTCCTGGGGACGTCGGGACAGAATGTGAGCGATATCTTCCGGTACAGCAGCATGGAAGACCACTTAGAGATCCTAGAGTGGACCCTGCGGGTCCGTCACATCAGCCCTACGGCTCCAGACACCCTAG GCTGTTACCCCTTCTACAAAACTGACCCGTTCATCTTCCCTGAGTGCCCTCATGTCTACTTCTGCGGCAACACCCCCAGCTTTGGCTCCAAAATCATCCGAG GTCCCGAGGACCAGGTGGTACTGTTGGTGGCCGTTCCTGACTTTAGTTCCACACAGACTGCCTGCCTGGTGAACCTACGCAGCCTGGCCTGCCAGCCTATCAGCTTTGCAGGCTTTGGAGCAGAACACGATGAGCTGGAAGACCTGGGGCTGGGTCCCTGA
- the Aebp1 gene encoding adipocyte enhancer-binding protein 1 translates to MAAVRTAPLLCGLLALLALCPVGSPQTVLTDDEIEEFLEGFLSELETQSPPREDDVEAQPLPEPTQRARKSKAGGKHRADAEVPPEKNKDRGKKGKKEKGPKKQPLEVSTRPPKKGEEKPPKATKKPKEKPPKATKKPKEKPPKATKKPKEKPPKATKKPKEKPPKATKRPLAGKRLSTVAPLETLEWPLPPPSSPSPQELPQERGRTFPNTWQGQGEGTQMEAKEHQPEPEEETEAPTLDYNDQIEREDYEDFEYIRRQKQPRPTPSRKRLWPERPKEKAEEPEERKEIDPPLKPLLPPDYGDGYLIPNYDDMDYYFPHPPPQKPDVGQEVDEEKEELKKPKKEGSSAKEETEDRWAVEKNKDHKGPGKAEDLEEEWTPVEKIKCPPIGMESHRIEDNQIRASSMLRHGLGAQRGRLNMQAGANEDDYYDGAWCAEDESQTQWIEVDTRRTTRFTGVITQGRDSSIHDDFVTTFFVGFSNDSQTWVMYTNGYEEMTFHGNVDKDTPVLSELPEPVVARFIRIYPLTWNGSLCMRLEVLGCPVTPVHSYYAQNEVVTTDSLDFRHHSYKDMRQLMKVVNEECPTITRTYSLGKSSRGLKIYAMEISDNPGEHELGEPEFRYTAGIHGNEVLGRELLLLLMQYLCQEYRDGNPRVRSLVQDTRIHLVPSLNPDGYEVAAQMGSEFGNWALGLWTEEGFDIFEDFPDLNSVLWAAEEKKWVPYRVPNNNLPIPERYLSPDATVSTEVRAIIAWMEKNPFVLGANLNGGERLVSYPYDMARTPSQEQLLAAAMAAARGEDDEEASEAQETPDHAIFRWLAISFASAHLTMTEPYRGGCQAQDYTSGMGIVNGAKWNPRSGTFNDFSYLHTNCLELSIYLGCDKFPHESELPREWENNKEALLTFMEQVHRGIKGVVTDEQGIPIANATISVNGINHGVKTASGGDYWRILNPGEYRVTAHAEGYTSSAKTCNVDYDIGATQCNFILARSNWKRIREILAMNGNRPIFRIDPSRPMTPQQRRMQQRRLQYRLRMREQMRLRRLNATTGPPTSPTPPPTPPSSPTPGVTWRPWETTTTAGWEESETETYTEIVTEFGTEYGTELEEEEEEMEEEEEEEMVTGPTFPFTTVETYTVNFGDF, encoded by the exons ATGGCTGCGGTGCGCACCGCACCTCTGCTCTGCGGCCTCCTGGCACTGCTGGCGCTGTGCCCCGTGGGGAGCCCACAGACGGTGCTGACGGACGACGAGATCGAGGAGTTCCTCGAAGGCTTCCTTTCGGAGCTGGAGACCCAGTCCCCGCCCCGGGAGGACGACGTGGAAGCCCAGCCACTTCCCGAGCCCACCCAGCGTGCCCGCAAATCCAAGGCAGGGGGCAAGCATCGGGCAGATGCAGAAG TCCCTCctgaaaagaacaaagacagagggaagaaaggaaagaaggagaaaggccCCAAGAAACAACCCCTGGAGGTGTCCACCAGGCCTcccaagaaaggagaggagaagccaCCCAAGGCCACCAAGAAGCCCAAGGAGAAGCCACCCAAGGCCACCAAGAAGCCCAAGGAGAAGCCACCCAAGGCCACCAAGAAGCCCAAGGAGAAGCCACCCAAGGCCACCAAGAAGCCCAAGGAGAAGCCACCCAAGGCCACCAAGAGGCCCTTGGCAGGAAAGAGGCTCTCAACTGTGGCCCCCTTAGAAACGCTGGAGTGGCCTCtacccccaccctccagccccagcccccaggaGCTACCACAGGAGAGAG GAAGAACCTTCCCGAATACCTGGCAGGGACAAGGAGAGGGGACCCAGATGGAGGCCAAGGAGCACCAGCCGG agccagaggaggagacCGAGGCACCCACACTGGACTACAATGACCAGATAGAGAGAGAGGATTATGAGGACT TTGAATACATCCGGCGCCAGAAGCAACCCAGACCGACACCCAGCAGGAAGAGGCTCTGGCCAGAGCGCCCTAAGGAGAAGGCTGAAGagccagaagaaaggaaggaaatcg ATCCACCTCTGAAGCCCCTGCTGCCCCCCGACTATGGGGATGGCTACTTGATCCCCAACTATGACGACA TGGACTATTACTTTCCCCATCCTCCACCACAGAAGCCAGATGTTGGACAAGAGGTggatgaagaaaaggaggaactGA AGAAACCCAAAAAGGAGGGCAGTAGCGccaaggaggagacagaggacaggTGGGCCGTGGAGAAAAACAAGGACCACAAAG GGCCCGGGAAGGCCGAGGACCTGGAAGAGGAGTGGACTCCGGTGGAGAAGATCA AGTGCCCGCCCATTGGGATGGAATCCCACCGCATTGAGGACAACCAGATCCGTGCCTCCTCCATGCTGCGCCATGGCCTGGGAGCTCAGCGGGGCCGGCTCAACATGCAG GCTGGTGCTAATGAAGACGACTACTACGACGGGGCCTGGTGTGCTGAGGACGAGTCGCAGACCCAGTGGATCGAGGTGGACACCAGAAGGACAACTCGGTTCACAGGCGTCATCACCCAGGGCCGAGATTCCAGCATCCA TGACGACTTTGTGACCACCTTCTTCGTGGGCTTCAGCAACGACAGCCAGACCTGGGTGATGTACACCAACGGCTATGAGGAAATG ACCTTCCATGGGAACGTGGACAAGGACACACCTGTACTGAGTGAGCTCCCTGAGCCAGTTGTAGCCCGTTTCATCCGCATCTACCCTCTCACCTGGAACGGTAGCCTGTGCATGCGCCTGGAGGTGCTAGGCTGCCCTGTGACCC CTGTCCACAGCTACTATGCACAGAATGAGGTCGTAACCACGGACAGCCTGGACTTCCGGCACCACAGCTATAAGGATATGCGCCAG CTGATGAAGGTGGTAAATGAGGAGTGCCCCACAATTACCCGCACATACAGCCTGGGCAAGAGTTCACGGGGGCTCAAGATCTACGCCATGGAGATCTCGGACAACCCTGGGGAGCACGAGCTGG GGGAGCCTGAGTTCCGCTACACAGCTGGGATCCATGGCAACGAGGTGCTAGGCCGAGAGCTCCTGTTACTGCTCATGCAGTATCTGTGCCAAGAGTACCGTGATGGGAACCCCAGAGTGCGCAGCCTGGTGCAGGACACGCGGATCCACCTGGTGCCCTCGCTGAACCCTGACGGCTATGAGGTGGCCGCGCAGATG GGCTCAGAGTTTGGGAACTGGGCACTGGGGCTCTGGACTGAGGAGGGCTTTGATATCTTTGAGGACTTCCCAGATCTCAACTCTGTGCTCTGGGCAGCTGAGGAGAAGAAATGGGTTCCCTACAGGGTCCCCAACAATAACCTGCCAATCCCTGAACGCTACCTGTCCCCAGATGCCACG GTGTCCACAGAAGTCCGGGCCATCATTGCCTGGATGGAGAAGAACCCCTTCGTGCTGGGTGCCAACCTGAATGGTGGTGAGCGGCTTGTGTCTTACCCCTATGACATGGCTCGGACACCTAGCCAGGAGCAGCTATTGGCAGCAGCCATGGCGGCTGCCCGTGGAGAGGATGACGAGGAGGCATCCGAGGCCCAGGAGACTCCAGATCATGCGATTTTCCGCTGGCTGGCCATCTCTTTTGCCTCTGCCCATCTCACCATGACTGAGCCCTACCGGGGAGGGTGCCAGGCACAGGACTACACCAGCGGCATGGGCATTGTCAATGGAGCCAAGTGGAATCCTCGGTCTGGGA CTTTCAATGACTTCAGCTACCTGCACACCAACTGCCTGGAGCTCTCTATTTACCTGGGCTGTGACAAGTTCCCTCATGAGAGCGAGCTGCCCCGTGAGTGGGAGAATAACAAGGAGGCGCTGCTTACCTTCATGGAGCAG GTGCACCGTGGCATTAAGGGTGTGGTGACAGATGAGCAAGGCATTCCCATTGCCAATGCTACCATCTCCGTGAATGGCATCAACCATGGTGTGAAGACAG CAAGTGGGGGAGACTATTGGCGAATCCTGAACCCTGGTGAGTACCGCGTGACGGCCCACGCAGAGGGCTACACCTCGAGTGCCAAGACCTGCAACGTGGACTATGATATTGGGGCCACCCAGTGCAACTTCATCCTGGCTCGCTCCAACTGGAAGCGCATCCGGGAGATCCTGGCTATGAATGGGAACCGGCCCATCTTCCGCATTGACCCCTCACGACCCATGACCCCCCAGCAGCGGCGCATGCAGCAGCGCCGTCTCCAGTACCGGCTCCGGATGAGGGAACAGATGCGGCTGCGCCGCCTCAACGCCACCACAGGccctcccaccagccccacccctccccctacACCCCCCTCTTCCCCTACACCAGGCGTTACCTGGAGACCCTGGGAAACTACAACCACTGCAGGCTGGGAGGAGTCCGAGACTGAGACCTACACAGAAATAGTGACAGAGTTTGGGACCGAGTATGGGACtgagctggaggaagaggaggaggagatggaagaggaggaggaagaggagatggtcACAGGCCCCACGTTTCCATTCACAACAGTGGAGACCTACACAGTGAACTTTGGGGATTTCTGA